From one Suricata suricatta isolate VVHF042 chromosome 8, meerkat_22Aug2017_6uvM2_HiC, whole genome shotgun sequence genomic stretch:
- the TRIP6 gene encoding thyroid receptor-interacting protein 6, which produces MSGPTWLPPKQLEAARAPQGRALPRGALGPPPAPGAALQPHPRVNFCPLPSEQCYQAPGGPDDRGLAWVGCHGAPQRSQGLPQDRGALRPGSLDAEIDSLTSMLAELDGGRGHAPRRSDRQAYEPSQPHAYRTGSGSGKLNGGGIPIPPQQLSTSPYGGPTPASYATASTPAGPAFPVQVKVAQPVRGCGPPRRGASQASGALPGPHFPLPGRGQVWGAGYRSHREPGPGGKEEAAGGGRGGGYGPQVPLSQPPEEELERLTKKLVHDMNHPPSGEYFGRCGGCGEDVVGDGAGVVALDRVFHVGCFVCSTCRAQLRGQHFYAVERRAYCESCYVATLEKCSTCSQPILDRILRAMGKAYHPSCFTCVVCHRGLDGIPFTVDATSQIHCIEDFHRKFAPRCSVCGGAIMPEPGQEETVRIVALDRSFHVGCYKCEECGLLLSSEGECQGCYPLDGHILCKACSAWRIQELSATVTTDC; this is translated from the exons ATGTCGGGGCCCACCTGGCTCCCCCCAAAGCAGCTGGAGGCTGCCAGAGCCCCTCAGGGGAGAGCGCTCCCCCGAGGCGCCCTGGGGCCCCCGCCAGCCCCTGGAGCAG CGCTTCAGCCTCACCCCAGGGTCAACTTTTGCCCCCTGCCATCTGAGCAGTGTTACCAGGCCCCCGGGGGACCGGATGATCGGGGGCTGGCCTGGGTGGGGTGCCATGGAGCACCCCAGCGCTCACAG GGGCTCCCTCAAGACAGGGGGGCCTTGCGCCCAGGAAGTCTGGATGCTGAGATAGATTCGCTGACCAGCATGCTGGCTGAGCTGGATGGAGGTCGTGGTCATGCCCCACGGCGGTCAGACCGGCAG GCTTATGAGCCCTCTCAGCCCCATGCCTACCGCACGGGCTCAGGCTCCGGGAAGCTGAATGGAGGGGGTATTCCGATTCCTCCCCAGCAGCTCTCCACGTCCCCCTATGGGGGTCCCACTCCGGCCTCCTATGCAACAGCCAGCACCCCTGCCGGCCCTGCCTTCCCTGTGCAAGTAAAGGTGGCACAACCAGTGAGAGGCTGCGGCCCCCCGAGGCGGGGGGCCTCTCAGGCCTCCGGAGCCCTCCCAGGCCCCCACTTTCCTCTCCCAGGCCGAGGTCAAGTCTGGGGGGCTGGCTATAGGAGCCACCGTGAGCCAGGGCCAGGTGGTAAAGAGGAGgctgcaggaggaggaagaggaggcgggTACGGACCCCAG GTCCCCCTAAGCCAGCCTCCTGAGGAGGAGCTTGAGAGGCTGACCAAGAAGCTGGTGCATGACATGAACCACCCTCCCAGTGGGGAGTACTTTG ggcGGTGTGGCGGCTGCGGAGAAGATGTGGTTGGGGATGGGGCTGGGGTTGTGGCCCTGGATCGTGTCTTTCATGTTGGCTGCTTTGTGTGTTCTACGTGCCGGGCCCAGCTTCGGGGCCAACATTTCTATGCCGTGGAGAGGAGGGCGTACTGTGAGAGCTGCTATGTG GCCACCCTGGAGAAGTGCTCCACATGTTCCCAACCCATCCTGGATCGGATCCTACGGGCGATGGGGAAGGCCTACCACCCTAGCTGCTTCACCTGTGTGGTGTGCCACCGTGGCCTCGATGGCATCCCTTTCACGGTGGACGCCACCAGCCAGATCCACTGCATTGAGGACTTCCACAG GAAATTTGCCCCACGATGCTCAGTGTGTGGTGGGGCCATCATGCCTGAGCCAGGTCAGGAGGAGACTGTACGCATTGTTGCTCTGGACCGCAGTTTTCACGTTGGCTGTTACAAGTGCGAG GAGTGTGGGCTGCTGCTCTCTTCCGAGGGTGAGTGTCAGGGCTGTTACCCGCTGGATGGACACATCTTGTGCAAGGCCTGCAGTGCCTGGCGCATCCAGGAGCTCTCCGCCACCGTCACCACTGACTGCTGA
- the SLC12A9 gene encoding solute carrier family 12 member 9, with protein MASENSPLLAYRLLGDEGVAFSANGAGGPGGASARKLSTFLGVVVPTVLSMFSIVVFLRIGFVVGHAGLLQALAMLLVAYFILALTVLSVCAIATNGAVRGGGAYFMISRTLGPEVGGSIGLMFYLANVCGCAVSLLGLVEAVLDVFGAESAKSNGLHVLPQGYGWSLLYGSLLLGLVGGVCTLGAGLYARASFLTFLLVSGSLALVLVSFVAVGPRSIPLTPRPGPNGSSLPPQVGHFTGFNSSTLKANLGAGYAKDYTTGAMMNFASVFAVLFNGCTGIMAGANMSGELKDPSRAIPLGTIVAVAYTFFIYALLFFLSSFTCDRTLLQEDYGFFRAISLWPPLVLIGIYATSLSASMSSLIGASRILHALAQDDLFGVILAPAKVVSRTGNPWGAVLYSWGLVQLVLLAGKLNTLAAVVTVFYLVAYAAVDLSCLSLEWASAPNFRPTFNLFSWHTCLLGVASCLLMMFLISPGAAGGSLLLMGLLSALLTARGGPSSWGYVSQALLFHQVRKYLLRLDVRKDHVKFWRPQLLLLVGNPRGALPLLRLANQLKKGGLYVLGHVTLGDLDCLPSDPVQPQYGAWLSLVDRAQVKAFVDLTLSPSVRQGAQHLLRISGLGGMKPNTLVLGFYDDAVPQDHFLTDPAFSEAADGTQEGGSPALSTLFPPPRAPGSPRALSPQDYVATVADALKMNKNVVLARACGALPPERLSRGSGGTSQPHHVDVWPLNLLRPRGGPGYVDVCGLFLLQMATILGMVPAWHSARLRIFLCLGPREAPGAAEGRLRALLSQLRIRAEVQEVVWGEGAGAAEPEEEEEGDFVNGRRGDAEAEALAGSANALVRAQQGRSRGGGPGGPEGGPEGGSEGGDGEGGPATALTFLYLPRPPADPARYTRYLALLEILTRDLGPTLLIHGVTPVTCTDL; from the exons ATGGCCAGCGAGAATTCTCCTCTCCTGGCCTACCGGCTCCTGGGAGATGAGGGGGTTGCCTTCTCTGCCAATGGGGCCGGAGGTCCTGGAGGGGCATCTGCACGGAAACTCTCCACCTTCCTGGGTGTGGTGGTGCCCACGGTCCTGTCCATGTTCAGTATAGTTGTCTTTTTGAGGATTG GGTTCGTGGTGGGCCATGCTGGGCTGCTGCAGGCTTTGGCCATGCTCCTGGTTGCCTACTTCATCCTGGCGCTCACCGTCCTCTCTGTCTGTGCCATCGCCACCAACGGAGCTGTGCGGGGGGGTGGAGCCTACT TCATGATCAGCCGGACGCTGGGGCCTGAGGTCGGGGGCAGCATCGGCCTCATGTTCTACCTGGCTAACGTCTGTGGCTGTGCTGTCTCCCTGCTGGGGCTGGTGGAGGCCGTGCTCGATGTCTTCGGGGCTG AGTCTGCGAAATCCAATGGGCTTCATGTCCTGCCCCAGGGCTATGGCTGGAGCCTGCTCTATGGCTCCCTGCTCCTGGGCCTTGTGGGTGGGGTCTGCACACTGGGGGCTGGCCTCTATGCCCGAGCCTCCTTCCTCACGTTCCTGCTGGTCTCTGGATCCCTGGCCTTGGTGCTGGTCAGCTTTGTGGCTGTGGGGCCCAGGAGCATCCCCTTGACCCCACGGCCTGGCCCCAATGGCTCTTCCCTGCCGCCCCAGGTCGGCCACTTCACTGGCTTCAACAGCAGCACCTTGAAGGCCAACTTGGGTG CTGGCTACGCCAAGGACTATACCACGGGGGCCATGATGAACTTCGCCAGCGTCTTTGCTGTCCTTTTTAACGGCTGCACGGGCATTATGGCGGGAGCCAACATGTCAG gaGAGCTGAAGGACCCCAGCCGGGCCATTCCCTTGGGCACCATTGTTGCCGTCGCCTACACCTTCTTCATCTATGccctgcttttcttcctctccagtttCACCTGTGACag GACCCTGCTACAGGAGGACTACGGGTTCTTTCGCGCCATTAGCCTGTGGCCCCCACTGGTGCTGATCGGTATCTATGCCACATCGCTCTCGGCCTCCATGAGCTCCCTTATTGGGGCCTCCCGCATCCTCCACGCTCTGGCTCAGGATGACCTCTTCG GAGTGATCTTGGCACCGGCCAAGGTGGTGTCCCGAACAGGGAACCCCTGGGGGGCTGTGCTCTATTCTTGGGGCCTAGTGCAG CTGGTGCTCTTGGCTGGGAAGCTGAACACGCTGGCCGCCGTGGTCACTGTCTTCTACTTGGTGGCCTATGCTGCGGTGGACCTGTCCTGTCTGAGCCTGGAGTGGGCCTCGGCCCCTAACTTCCG ccccactttCAACCTGTTCTCCTGGCACACCTGCTTACTGGGGGTGGCCTCCTGTCTGCTCATGATGTTCCTCATCAGCCCCGGGGCCGCTGGTGGCTCGCTGCTTCTCATGGGCCTTCTTTCCGCCCTGCTTACGGCTCGAGGAGGCCCCAGCAGCTGGGGCTACGTCAGCCAGGCCTTGCTTTTCCACCAG GTGCGTAAATACCTGCTCCGGCTGGACGTCCGGAAGGACCACGTGAAGTTCTGGCGGCCCCAGCTGCTGCTCCTGGTGGGGAACCCCCGGGGCGCCCTGCCTCTGCTGCGGTTGGCCAACCAGCTCAAGAAGGGGGGCCTCTATGTCCTGGGCCACGTCACCTTGGGAGACCTTG ACTGCCTGCCGTCGGATCCTGTGCAGCCCCAGTATGGGGCATGGCTGAGCCTGGTGGACAGAGCCCAAGTGAAGGCCTTTGTAGACCTCACCCTCTCACCCTCTGTGCGCCAGGGGGCTCAGCATCTGCTGCGGATCTCTGGCCTTG gtGGCATGAAGCCCAACACGTTGGTCCTGGGTTTCTACGATGATGCTGTACCCCAGGACCATTTCCTGACAGACCCGGCTTTCTCCGAGGCTGCTGATGGCACCCAGGAAGGCGGGTCTCCAGCCCTGAGCACCCTGTTCCCTCCGCCCCGGGCTCCTGGGAGCCCCCGGGCTCTCAGTCCCCAGGACTATGTGGCTACGGTGGCAGACGCCCTCAAGATGAACAAGAATGTAGTTCTGGCCCGGGCCTGTGGGGCACTGCCCCCTGAGCGCCTGAGCCGGGGTTCCGGGGGCACCTCTCAGCCACATCACGTGGATGTGTGGCCCCTCAACCTGCTGCGGCCCCGAGGTGGACCCGGCTATGTGGACGTGTGCGGCCTTTTCCTGCTGCAGATGGCAACCATCTtgggcatggtgcctgcttggcaCAGTGCCCGGCTCCGGATCTTCTTGTGCCTGGGGCCTCGAGAGGCCCCCGGCGCGGCCGAGGGGCGGCTGCGGGCCCTGCTGAGCCAGCTGAGGATCAGGGCTGAAGTGCAGGAAGTGGTGTGGGGCGAGGGTGCTGGGGCTGCAgagcctgaggaggaggaggaaggggacttTGTGAATGGCAGGCGGGGAGATGCTGAGGCAGAGGCCCTGGCAGGCAGTGCCAACGCCCTGGTTCGGGCCCAGCAAGGGCGCAGCAGAGGAGGAGGGCCGGGTGGGCCTGAGGGTGGGCCTGAGGGTGGGTCTGAGGGTGGGGATGGCGAGGGTGGGCCTGCCACGGCCCTCACTTTCCTGTACCTGCCTCGGCCACCAGCTGATCCTGCCCGCTACACTCGCTACCTGGCGCTGCTGGAGATTCTGACCCGAGATCTGGGCCCCACGCTGCTCATTCATGGCGTCACCCCAGTTACTTGCACTGATCTCTGA